GCAAGGCCCTGCCAGGGCATGGCTGAGCCGGCGCTCCTGGAGTGAGCAGGGACATAGGACAAGAGGCCCCTTGGGCACAAGCATCCTTGCTTGCAAGGGTGCTGCCACATGTCCTCGCCGAGGGGCCAGGTGGGTCCCAGCGGGGCCATCCCTGCCGCAACCGCCGTGTTTATCTGGCCCACCTGCTTCCCGGGCCCATGTGTCCTGCCCTCTAGTGGTTCAGGGGAGAATATTCACAGTggtgcccagggccctggggggcCAGGAGGGTCCCATCATGGGTGAGAGGACAACGGAATGATGCTTTGGGGCTGGAGAGCACGGAGGAGGCACAGATGAGATGCAGCACGGATGGTGACCTGAAGGGGAAGGCCCCTTGTGGAATGACGTGGGTCGGGTCTGGACACCCGTCGAAGGCAGGGCCCTTCTCCAGTCTGGACACCAGCTCCTCAATGGCTTTCAATCACGACTGGCTCGTAGACCCCAGAAGAGACCCTGCAGGGAGATACCAGTCAGCTTGGCCTCCTCAGTGGTGTCTGGGCCAGACCCTTGGAGGTACTCCCCAAGCAGATGCTGTTAACCAGCCCTGTTCTtcagagagggaaactgaggctcagagaagtcgaGTCACTTGCCCAGGGCAACAGAGGTATTAAGTACATGGTGTCACAGAGCTGGCACAGACCAGGCCCAAGCCCCACTGGGCACCAGCAATTTGTATGCTGGGGTGTCCTACACCCAACTTTGCGGCAACTCTGGAGGGAAGGTCTGCAGCCAGTCCCGCTTGACAGACGGAGAACTTGAGGCTCAGGAGGATTACGAGTCTTGCTAAAGTGCGGCAGCGGCCTGGGGAGACTGGATCTTCTCTCCAGTGAAGCCAGGCCCACCCTGGGGCTGTGGACATTCAGGGGCCGGCATACAGCTCGGCAATGACCTTGCTGCCAAATAGACTGGGTTCTCCCCTCCTGAATCTGCTTCCTCACCCTTAGAAGGGGCTAGAGAAGGGTGTCACAAAACCCCAGGAAGtgccctggtttttttttttttggccggtCCCACCCAGGGCAGCCCAAGAGGCTGTGGAAAGAAAGCAGTTGCAATTTCAGCCTTAGCCAACAGGGGTCAGCAAAACAACACCAGAGGGCAGGTCTGGGGACCCTGGGTggccctagattttttttttttttcttttggtctttttagggccacacctgtggcataaggaagtttccaggctaggggtggagttggaactctagccaccagcctatgctataggcacagcaacgcaggatctgagccacatctgcgacctatgccacagttcatggcagcgccggatccccaactcactggggccagggatagaacctgcatcttcatggatactagttgggtccattaccgctaagccacagtggaactccaggCCCTAGGTGTTTAAATGGGCACTTTCCCACCCCGCCCACAGGAAGCAGAGGAAAAGGCTCCAGCATAGCCCCGCAGGTGGGAAGCTCCTCCACTCACTCCGTGAGCCAGGCACACAGGAAGTAAGCTGTAAACGCACGACTGTGAGAGGGCACCCTATAAACTGCCGAGCTCAAGCCAAAGCTTGATCCTATCAGCCCTCCGTCTCTGAACACCATGCAGGCAGAAATCTGCTTGGCTCACTGCCGGAACCACGGCACCCAGCTCAGGACGTGGTGTCAAGGTGCCCAACCAATGTCTGTTCAATAAACAGACAAGTCgtccaggaaccatgaggttgtgggttcgatccctgcccttgctcagtgggttaatgatctggcgttgccgtgagctgttgggtgggtcgcagacacggcttggatcctgcgttgctatggctctggcgtaggctggcagctacagctccgattcaacccctagcctgggaacctccatatgccatgagaatggccccaaaaatggcaaaaagacaaaaaaaaaaaaaaaaaaaagaaagatgtatgAGGGCCCGGCCACGTGCGAAGCATGGTGCTAGTCTAGTCATTTTCCAAGGTTCCTCGGAACCCTCAGAACCCACCCTGGGGTGTTTGTCCCAGTGTTCCAGGTAAGGTGCTGTGACATTTGACAGGGGAACAGAGGCTCAGGCAGAAGTGACTGGTCCAAGGCCACACTGACGAGAGCTGGCATTCGAAGCTAGGGCAGCGGGCTGCTGAGACCATATGCTCTCACCATGGtgtctgagccacacctgtaaccTGCCCAGAACCTTCACCCCTACCTGTTGGCCAGCTGGATGCCACTCAGGGTAGTGGAGCCATCGCGGCTCACGAACAGCCGGAGGTTGCTGTCTGTGGGGACCAAGGAGAGGGTGGAGGCTGAGGGGGGCGCCCAGGGCCAGGGAGTCCCTGGGCACCCCCCGCCAGCTGCCGGCTGCCAGCTCACCCTCAGCATTGCTGCCATCAGTGAAGTCTTGGCTCTGCACGATCTTCTCCACGATGTCGTCAGCATCGATCCGGGTGTCATGCACCCAGGTCGGGTGGCTCTCCACCGAGTCCTTCTTCCtcctggggtggggcggggcatTGTCACAACAGTCAGGGCAGTAACAGACCCGCGGGCCACAGGCCCGAGCCCCTGCCGCCCTCAGGATGCTCTAAGCACACGCACGTGAGAGCCGGTTCAGGTTGGTTTTTAACCCTCACGCCCTCCCTACGCGCCGGTGCTGCCATGACCTGGTTTTAGAGAGAAAGACACGGAGGCCCCAGGGGTTAAGCACCAGCTTCTGAAAGGCTACAGCGCGGAGGCAGGCGGGGACCTAACGTGCCCTAAACCACACACAGCAACCACGGAGCATGCGCGCCGGGCCCTCGGGTGCAGGAGCGGGTGGCgagcccccacccagccccctggGGGGGCCCCTTGCCCCCGTGTCTCAGGTGAAGAAGCCAAGGTTCGTTCGGGAAGCCAGCGGAGGAGTCTGCGCGCCAGGAGCCCCCACACGCCTAAGCAGGTGCCCGGCCTTAGCAAAAGCCTTACCGAAAGGAGCGGTCAGACAGGTGCGGGGGCCGGGGGGGCCGCGGCGGCTTCTCGGGAGGCCGGTGCTCGCGCTCGCCGCCCTCGGGGCCCTCCACGGCCATGCTTAGGCCGCCCGAGGCGCTGCTGCTGGTGGACGTGTTGCGGCGGTGCGTCAGGTCCGAGAGGCTGGAGGAGCGCGAGTGCTCCGTGCTGTAGCCTGGCGGGAGGCCGCGGGGAGGTCattacgggggcggggggggggggtcgggggggaggcgggaggccgagggcggggggggggggggcgggggggtggcggCGGGCACTCACCGGAGATCTTGGACTGCTGGCTGGCGTAGCTGGAGTTGCGGGAGTGGCCGGAGTGGAACACCTCCTCGGGGCTGGAGAGGTTCTGGTCCGGCTCCTCTGGCACCCCTGGAAGCCGGGGAGGCGCAGGGTCACCGTGTGCCACCCTTGGCCTCTCAgagtggggcgggggtgggagccCACGGTGTATTTGCATTTAGGAGACCGAAAAGCCGGGCTTCGGGCGGCAGCAACCTGCCCTAAGCCAAGGTCATCCTCCAAACCCAGGTTCCTTCCTTCGGGCCCCAAACATCCGTTACAGGATGTTCTCCAGGCAGGCCCTCCACTGGGTGCCCGCAATGGGACACGGGGCGTCCCGGGCACTCGTGGTGGGAAGGAAGAATGCTGAACAAAAACGGCCCACAGGTGGCCACCACTGGCGCCAGGGTGCAGAGGCAGAGCAGGCAGGTGGGGGGCTGACACCTGGGGATCAGGGGAGGCTCCTCTGAGCAGGTGGCTTGAATGCCAGGCCTTGGGGATCCTGGGAGGGAGCAGGCCAAATAAGGCCTCAGGGAAAGGGTCTTCCAGACAGAGGGAGCAGcatgagcaaaggccctgaggcttaGATGCTTGGGTCAGAGTCGCTTGAGTGGAGCAAATAAAGGTGGAGGGGAGCAGCCGACAGCGCTCTCCCAAGTCACCCACACGCCCAACTTCGACACGAAACATGCTTGCAGGCACGAGCAGCAGGAGGTGTGGGGCACCCCATCGGGGGTCTCTGCATCCAGGGAGCTGCCAGGCGGCTgggggagaaagaggcagaagatcCCACCATCGCAGGAGAGGCACCCCTTCTGCTTTACACAAAAGGCGCCGTATTGCTGGGTGGCCTGATCCCAGATCTGTCCTCTGGGGATCCCCACCCTGAAGCTGGGGAGAGCAACAGAGCTGGGAAGCCCCCACTCTGCGTGCAGCCCCCAGGCTGAGGCAGGCAGGAAGCCCAGCTTTCTGCTCTGGGCCCCACCTAGCCGCATCTGCAGGAGAAAGGGGAATGCAGGAAAGCTGGCCTTGGGGTCAGTGTCCCTCACTGCTCCCAGGCCCCCAGAGGCAGAATCACCCAGAGGACAAGGCCCGAGGTCCTATGCCCTAACAGCTCTGGCATAAATGAGGCCCACCGTGCTGCAGCCTTGCTTACTGATCAGCTTGGGGGCAGTcagctcccagctctgccctccctgcACCCACGGAGGCAGTGCAGGCTGCAGCCTCCTCTCCTGGTAGCACCGCCCCCTTCAATTGCTACGCTGATTCCTCTGGGGCTAGAGGCTCATGTGCGTTTTCCATAACAttagtaataatgataatttagTGGAAACATGTGCTGGGAAATACAGAGGACACTGTATGTGCCAGGCAAGGCACAGATGTTTGCTTAGTGCAGCCCCAGAGCCATCTGGGACGTGGTCACTACCGCTggtcccattttgcagaggaggaagctgagaccTGGAGAGCAAGACAACTGGTCATGGTCACAGAGCAAGTAGCAGAGCGAGAGTCCCAGCAGGTGCTTTTGCCAGGAAcaccaccccccacaccccagatTCAGCTCAAATGCCACCCCTCCAAGGGGGCGTGCCCTGGCCCTTCCCAGGCGGACACCTTCTGTGTCTCTCTCACAGCTGTAGGCGGGAATGCATTTGACTTATTCTCTCACTGACCCCTGTCGCTCCTGCTAGACCAGTAGAGCCATGAGGCCAGGGGCCTGTATCAGTCCTCAGTCCAGGGTGCTGCTGTGATCCTGGGGCCACACACAGTGCCCGGCTCACAGGAGGGGCTCAGACGTCTGCTTAACGTAAGAATGGGTGGGCGAATGCCACCCCACTAGCCTTCTCTTCTAAGTGTCCCCCTTGGGACCTGGGGACATGGGAAGATAAAAGCCTTgggcatggggggggggcgggcaggagggGAAGAGTACCTGAACTGAGGATGGTGGGCCGGGCCTTGGAGGGCCGGGACCCTGTCAGGGAGttggtgctgctgctgccgctgctgcctgTCCCACCACCCTTGCATGTCAGCTGCAGGGAGGAATCTTGGCCTGGGATGGAGATGGACTTGGCAGTGGACGGTGGCCTTAGGGAAGACAGATGGGTGTCACTGGGGTGCCCCATTTCAGGGTCAGAAGGGGGAACCCAAGAGCCTAGGGGAGGGAagggcccccgcccccgccccagcagcCTGCACCAGCACTCACGTCTTGAAGCAGGGATCTCCAGAGAGCAGGAACATGCCAATGGTGACCTGGGCAAGAGCCGGAGACATCAGCCACGCCTCCTGCACCCACCCAGCCCTGGCGCCCGTCCTCCTTGCACCTCCCGGCTCTGGCTTCAGATGGGCTTGGACTCTGATCCTGTCTCTGTCCCTTGCTGGCCCAGGCAAGGCCACCGGACCTCGCTGAGCCCGTTTCCTCATGCAGAGGACAAGACTAATCCTGACCCCTTCTCCAGGGGGCTAGTGGAGAGGCCACTGGGTGTCTGGCACAGAGGGACTCAGGAGCGGATGGTTAGCTTCTGTCATTTCACAACTAGGGCTGGACCGTGGGGCCCTCAAGGGTGGGGCTGCAGACACTTCATCCTCAGCGCCCCTCAGGCCCTCGGAGCGGCCAGGCGGGTGGGAGGGAGGCTCTCAATGCCCACCCGCTGGGGAGCGTCTCATCAAGACCGACGTGGTGGAGGCAGGGGCTTGGGAAAGTTTGCTGGATAAAGTAAAGCAAGAAGCCACTGGTAACGCAACACCTGCGTGGGCAAAGATTTTGGCAGTGGTCCAAACAAGGCAAGGTGTGGGTCCCCCACTCCGGGGTGGGAGAGAGTGACAGGCATGGGATGATGGGGTGAAGAAGAGGTGCGCAGAGCCCGGGCACATGTCCGACAAAGAAGGTGACCACTGGGCTGAGGCTTTTTTTGACGGATTATTTCACTGGGCCACAATAACAACCTACAAAGTGCGTGATGGGCCCAGGCTGCAGAGGAGGGAACTGAGACACCTCGAGAGACCTGACTGTGCAGGGAGCTGGCCTTGAACCCAAAGCTACCTGCCCCCAGGGTCCCTTTGATCTGGCCTGAGGGTGCACAGGGCCACCGGCGTGAGGCCGAAAGGCCTTGGCTCTCACA
The nucleotide sequence above comes from Phacochoerus africanus isolate WHEZ1 chromosome 2, ROS_Pafr_v1, whole genome shotgun sequence. Encoded proteins:
- the EEIG1 gene encoding protein FAM102A isoform X1, which produces MAFLMKKKKFKFQTTFTLEELTAVPFVNGVLFCKVRLLDGGDFVSLSSREEVQENCVRWRKRFTFVCKMSANPATGLLDPCVFRVSVRKELKGGKAYSKLGFADLNLAEFAGSGSTVRCCLLEGYDTKNTRQDNSILKVTIGMFLLSGDPCFKTPPSTAKSISIPGQDSSLQLTCKGGGTGSSGSSSTNSLTGSRPSKARPTILSSGVPEEPDQNLSSPEEVFHSGHSRNSSYASQQSKISGYSTEHSRSSSLSDLTHRRNTSTSSSASGGLSMAVEGPEGGEREHRPPEKPPRPPRPPHLSDRSFRRKKDSVESHPTWVHDTRIDADDIVEKIVQSQDFTDGSNAEDSNLRLFVSRDGSTTLSGIQLANRVSSGVYEPVVIESH
- the EEIG1 gene encoding protein FAM102A isoform X2, with the translated sequence MFLLSGDPCFKTPPSTAKSISIPGQDSSLQLTCKGGGTGSSGSSSTNSLTGSRPSKARPTILSSGVPEEPDQNLSSPEEVFHSGHSRNSSYASQQSKISGYSTEHSRSSSLSDLTHRRNTSTSSSASGGLSMAVEGPEGGEREHRPPEKPPRPPRPPHLSDRSFRRKKDSVESHPTWVHDTRIDADDIVEKIVQSQDFTDGSNAEDSNLRLFVSRDGSTTLSGIQLANRVSSGVYEPVVIESH